CTGTGTGAAACGGCGCTTGGTATAATCATGCAGGTCGCTGAAACCAACGATTTTGAGCTGAAAATTCTGGATATTTCTCAAGACGACAGCCTGTTGATGCGCTTCGGAACTGAAATACCGGTAGTAGAAATTAACGGCGATATTGCGTTTAAATACCGGGTAAACAAAAAGAAATTTATTCGACTGCTTAAA
This is a stretch of genomic DNA from Candidatus Neomarinimicrobiota bacterium. It encodes these proteins:
- a CDS encoding glutaredoxin family protein codes for the protein MNNRLPLVKFYTKEECPLCETALGIIMQVAETNDFELKILDISQDDSLLMRFGTEIPVVEINGDIAFKYRVNKKKFIRLLKSSSLHPFS